CAATTCCTTTAATATTGATTTTGCGCCTTAAAAACAAGTGGTTTTCCGAAGCTACCTGAACAAAGCTACTACCAGCTTCATCAGGTATAATAACGGAAAAAATTCCCTGATCAGAAAGTAATTTCACAGAAGATTCAATAAGTTGCTGAAAATTTAATTCTATAGTCTGGCGGGCAATTTTATCTTTATCAGAACCTGATTCTTCAAAATAAGGTGGATTGGAAACAATCAAATCAAACTTATCCCCAGTCTGAAAGGCTTTAAGATCCTGATGAATATTTTTCAGTCTCAAATGAAAAGGAGACTGTTCAAAATTTGTTTTGGTAAGCAAAACAGCTTCCTTATTGATATCCAATCCTAAGAAAGATGCACTTGTATTTCTCTGGGCCAGCATCAAAGAAATCAAGCCGGTTCCGGTTCCAATTTCCAAAACGGAAGAAACTTTTGTTACATCCGCCAATGCGCCAAGCAACACACCGTCTGTTCCTACACGGAAGACCTCTTTTGATTGCTGGATTTCGAAATATTTAAATGTAAAAGGTTTCACTATAAATTGGTAGGAAGTGTAATGGTAAATGTAGATCCCTTCCCTACTTCTGACTTCACTGTGATCTCGCCTTTGTAATCTTCGATCATTTTTCTTACCATCGAAAGACCAAGTCCCATGCCGCTGTTTTTAGACGTAAAATTAGGCTCAAATATTCTTTCGTACATATTTTCCGGAATTCCGATACCGTTATCCTGAATGGAAATCATCACTCTTCTCTGGTGTTGTTCCACGTCTACATTGATGATCAGCTTGCGTTCATCGCTCTGCGCCTGTTTGGCATTAGTGACAAGATTGGTGATGATCCTGGAAAGGTAAATTTTATCCATATTGATCATAATATTACTTTTATTAGAATGCATAAAGATACTGTCATCATTGAAGACACGCAGAATATCTTCCACTTCCGTATTCAGGTTGATGATTTCATTATTTTTTTCAGGAAGCTTGGCAAATTCCGAGAAAGCTGAAGCAACAGTAGCAATAAGATCAATCTGATCTACCATGGTCTTGCTCATCTGTTTTACTCTTTCTCTGATATTTGGATCTTCCGGATCAAATTTTCTTTCAAAATTCTGAATGGTAAGCTTCATTGGCGTAAGCGGATTTTTCACCTCATGGGCTACCTGTTTTGCCATTTCCCTCCACGCCTCTTCAGAAGCTTTAAAACGAAGTCTTTCTTTCTGGTCCTGGATCTGAAGAATCATCCTGTTGTAAGCTCTTGCCAAAGCATTAAGCTCATCATTTTTATAATATCTTATAGGGCGCATTTCATTTTCAAATAGTGTAATACGCGTGATCATATCAGAAAATTTTGTGATATTTTTGGCCAAGCTGTTGGAAGTCACCCAACTTATCCAGATACTGAACAAAATCAGAAAAATATCGACAAGAAGAATATATTTGATATACTGGCTGAGAACATCCAGATAGGCAGATTCATTATGATACAAAGGAATATAAACAATTCCTACGGGGGCAAGCTCATTATTCTTTAAGAGCAGATAAGAAGAGGTAAATACGGCATCTTTCTTTTTGTCGTACCCTTTAATGTCCACTCTGGAATCTGTAGCCAGAATTTTATTAACAATATTAACAGGAATAGTTTGATGATCAATCAGGCTTTCGTCTTTATTGGAAAGAAGGTAATTACCTTTCAGATCATAGATCACAATATCATGCTGGTTAATATCTGCTATTTCAAAAATCTTATTTCCCAATACATTCGGAAGATCCTTTGTCTCTACAAGAGTACGGCTTACTGCATAGTCCAGATATCTCATTACCGCATTGGTTTTCTCCTGCATATCGATATTGCTCTGCTGGAGAGAGTTATTCCTTAAGACAAAATAAGGAACCAATGATGTCGCAACAACACTTAAAAAGCAAACCAGCAGGAATCCGAAAAACACGCGGTTCCTTAAACTATATCCTTTGTATTTATTAATCGGCATCCTACTTTTTAATTAACCTAGCAATATACTTACCAATGATGTCAAATTCTAAATTAACTTGATCTCCTATTTTGAGATGCTGCATATTGGTAAACTCCCAGGTATAAGGAATAATGGCCACAGAAAACTGTGTATCTTCACTTTTTGCAACGGTCAGGCTGATTCCATTTACAGTAATAGAACCCTGTGGAACCGTTACAAAATTGCCGTTATCTTCATATTTAATGGTAATAAAATAGCTTCCGTCTTTATTTTCTATTCCAACTACTTCACCGGTCTTATCCACATGTCCCTGAACAATATGTCCGTCTAATCTGCCATCCATTTTCATACATCGCTCAAGATTCACAACTGTACCCGTCTCCCATTTTCCAAGATTAGTTTTCTCCAGGGTTTCGTTGATTGCTGTTACGACATACTGATTATCTTTGATTTCAACAACGGTCAGGCAACATCCGTTATGAGCAAGGCTTTGGTCTATTTTTAATTCGTTTGTAAAAGGACATGTTAGGGTGAAATCTATGTTGCTTCCTTTTTCCTCAATTTTTTCAATTACACCAACTGCTTCAATAATTCCTGTGAACATATTATTTTTTGCTAAATTTGTAAATTATAATCTTCAAAGATAATCAAAATGAGCCCAAAAAACCATAAAGTACGAGTAGGAATTTCAATCGGTGATTTTAACGGCATCGGCCCGGAGATCATCATGAAGTCTCTGAAAGACAAAACCATTACGGACTTTTTTACTCCGGTAATTTTTGGCTCGGGAAAGTTATTTACCTTCCAGAAAAATATTTTCAAGCTGAATCTGAATTTCAACTACGTTAATGAAGCATCACAGGCGCAGCCGGGAAAACTTAATATGGTGAACCTAACCAAAGAGAATGTGAATGTAGAATTGGGCGTTCCAACGGAAGAATCCACCAAAATGGCTATTGAATCTCTTGAACTGGCTACCGAAGCTTTAATGAAAGGCGACATTGACGTCCTTGTTACAGCTCCTATCAATAAGGATGAAATGGTAAAGATGGGTTTCAAGCACACTGGACACACAGGGTATTTTGAAGAGAAATTCAGCAAAAAAGGACTGATGTTCTTAGTGACAGAAGACCTTAAAGTAGCAGTATCTACCCACCATATACCGATCGCCAGCGTTGCAGAAAACATTTCTAAAGAAAAAATAAAGAAACAAATCAGAGCTCTCAATCAGACTTTGATTGAAGATTTCTGCGTTCAAAAACCAAAAATTGCGGTACTGGGTCTGAATCCTCATGCAGGAGATGGCGGTGTAATAGGAAAAGAGGAGATTGAGATCATTGAGCCGGCAATAAAGGAACTTTCAGATAATGGAACATTAGCTTTTGGGCCTTATCCTGCAGACAGTTTCTTCCAGCCGAATAAATACAGAAACTTTGATGCTGTTTTGGCAATGTACCATGACCAGGGATTGGCTCCATTCAAAACGTTAGCGTATGAAGAAGGTGTGAATTATACAGCCGGTCTTCCATTCATCAGAACATCCCCTGACCATGGGGTAGCTTACGATATTGCAGGAAAAAATATTGCTGATGAACAGAGTTTTACCGAAGCTATTTTCACTGCCATTAAAATTTTTAAAAACAGAAGTGAATATAACGATCTGATGAACAATCGTATGCAGCCGAGAAGGGTGAATGTTGATAATGGTGTAGATGAAGATCTGCCTGATGATCATGAAGCTTAATCCGTTAAAACAAATTTTAAATTAATTTGTTGTAGAATTTATTTGTTATTATAAAAAAATTGCATATTTTTGCACACTCATTTTATGGACAAGTTAAGAAACTATGATGTAAGCTTTTCCGGACTTAAAAACGGAAAGCATACGTTCAAATTTGAGATAGAAAAAGCGTTCTTTCAATTATTTGACACTGAACAGGAATTTACAAATCCTAAAATAATAGCTGATGTTTTTCTTGAAAAACATACTACATTTTTAGAATTTGAGATCAAAGTACACGGGACTGTAGAACTCATTTGTGACCTTACAAATGATGAATTCGACTATCCTATTGAAAATGAGATCAGAATTTTGGTGAATTTTGGTGAAGAATATGATGACAGCAATGAAGATGTCATTACCATCCCAACCTCAGATCACGCATTCAATGTGGCACAGCTGATTTACGAAAACGTACAGCTTTCTATACCGATGAAGAAAATTTCACCGAACATAAGCGATGATGATCTGGAAATTCTGAATAAGTTCAGTCCAAAAGATATTGAAGAAGCAGAGGAAGAGAAACATGATAGCGACCCTAGATGGGAAGCACTGAAGAAGTTAAAAGACAATAATTAAATAAAATAATTTAAATATGATGAGATGATGAATCTCATCGCTCATCAATTAAAAAAGTTATTCAAAATGGCACATCCTAAAAGAAGACAGTCGTCCACAAGAAGAGATAAGAGAAGAACTCATTATAAAGCAGTAGTTCCTCAATTAGCGAAAGACGCAGCAACTGGTGAACTTCACCTTTACCACAGAGCTCACTGGCATGAAGGAAAACTTTACTATAGAGGTAAAGTAGTATTGGAAAAAGAAGTAGCAACTACAGAAGAAAACTAAGAGTCGCTTTTCACTGAAAAAGCCTCATTTTAATACAAAAACCGCTCAATTTTGATAAAATTGAGCGGTTTTTTGTTGTTTTTTACGTTTTTTTGGTATCTTTGAACCAAAATCAAATATCAATTTTATGGACATTAAAGACATACAGAATCTTATTAAGTTTGTATCTAAGGCTGAAGTTTCAGAAGTGAAATACAAAACTAAAGATTTCGAAATCACCATTAAAACTCCATTAGCCGGTAATGATGCGGTTTATGCACAGCCAGCGGTTTATCATACAGCTCCTCAGGCAGCAGCTCCAGCTCATGTTGCAGCAGCTCCGGCGGCGGCTCCAGCTGAAAAAGCGGAAGTGGCGGCGGACGATAGCAAATATGTTGTTATAAAATCTCCAATGATCGGTACTTTCTACAGAAAGCCATCTCCGGATAAGGATGTATTTGTAAATGTAGGCGACGAGGTTTCTATAGGAAAAGTAGTGTGTGTAATTGAAGCAATGAAGTTATTCAACCAGATCGATTCTGAGATCAGCGGAAAAATCGTGAAGATCTTGGTAGATGATGCTACTCCGGTAGAATATGACCAGCCTTTATTCTTAGTAGATCCATCTTAATTTAGAGGTTAGATGTTAGACATTAGATGTTAGACTTAATTCTGCATTCAAAATAACATTATCTAATTTTCAAATTATCTAATTTTCAAATTGAAGAAGATGTTCAAAAAAATATTAATAGCCAATCGTGGCGAAATTGCAATGCGTATTCTACGCACATGCAAAGAAATGGGAATCAAAACCGTTGCTGTTTATTCTACTGCAGACAAAGACAGTCTTCATGTAAGATTTGCTGATGAAGCAGTATGTATCGGTCCCCCTATGAGCAAAGACTCATATCTTAAAGTTTCCAATATTATTGCTGCAGCAGAGATTACCAATGCTGATGCCATTCACCCGGGATATGGATTTCTTTCTGAAAATGCCAATTTCTCAAGAATCTGTCAGAAAAATAATATCAAGTTCATTGGAGCTTCTCCTGAGCAGATTGAAAAAATGGGTGACAAAGCCAACGCTAAGGCAACCATGAAAGCGGCAGGAGTACCTTGTGTACCAGGTTCTGACGGCTTAATAGAATCTTATGAGCACGCTGTAAAAGTAGCTGAGGAAACAGGCTACCCTGTTATGATCAAAGCTACTGCAGGTGGTGGTGGAAAAGGAATGAGAGCTGTATGGAAGGCTGAAGACCTTAAAGATCACTGGGAATCTGCAATTCAGGAAGCTGTGGCTGCCTTCGGAAACGGAGGAATGTACATGGAAAAACTGATTGAAGAACCCAGACATATCGAGATACAAGTTGCCGGTGACCAATATGGAAAAGCATGTCATCTTTCTGAAAGAGACTGTTCTGTACAGAGAAGAAACCAGAAATTGACTGAGGAAACTCCTTCTCCGTTTATGACAGACGAACTTCGT
The Chryseobacterium sp. W4I1 DNA segment above includes these coding regions:
- a CDS encoding tRNA1(Val) (adenine(37)-N6)-methyltransferase — translated: MKPFTFKYFEIQQSKEVFRVGTDGVLLGALADVTKVSSVLEIGTGTGLISLMLAQRNTSASFLGLDINKEAVLLTKTNFEQSPFHLRLKNIHQDLKAFQTGDKFDLIVSNPPYFEESGSDKDKIARQTIELNFQQLIESSVKLLSDQGIFSVIIPDEAGSSFVQVASENHLFLRRKINIKGIENSKTKRLVLEFSLTESRLEESDFVIEKSPRQYSDQYLELTREFHIFKRKG
- a CDS encoding HAMP domain-containing sensor histidine kinase, with protein sequence MPINKYKGYSLRNRVFFGFLLVCFLSVVATSLVPYFVLRNNSLQQSNIDMQEKTNAVMRYLDYAVSRTLVETKDLPNVLGNKIFEIADINQHDIVIYDLKGNYLLSNKDESLIDHQTIPVNIVNKILATDSRVDIKGYDKKKDAVFTSSYLLLKNNELAPVGIVYIPLYHNESAYLDVLSQYIKYILLVDIFLILFSIWISWVTSNSLAKNITKFSDMITRITLFENEMRPIRYYKNDELNALARAYNRMILQIQDQKERLRFKASEEAWREMAKQVAHEVKNPLTPMKLTIQNFERKFDPEDPNIRERVKQMSKTMVDQIDLIATVASAFSEFAKLPEKNNEIINLNTEVEDILRVFNDDSIFMHSNKSNIMINMDKIYLSRIITNLVTNAKQAQSDERKLIINVDVEQHQRRVMISIQDNGIGIPENMYERIFEPNFTSKNSGMGLGLSMVRKMIEDYKGEITVKSEVGKGSTFTITLPTNL
- a CDS encoding riboflavin synthase — translated: MFTGIIEAVGVIEKIEEKGSNIDFTLTCPFTNELKIDQSLAHNGCCLTVVEIKDNQYVVTAINETLEKTNLGKWETGTVVNLERCMKMDGRLDGHIVQGHVDKTGEVVGIENKDGSYFITIKYEDNGNFVTVPQGSITVNGISLTVAKSEDTQFSVAIIPYTWEFTNMQHLKIGDQVNLEFDIIGKYIARLIKK
- the pdxA gene encoding 4-hydroxythreonine-4-phosphate dehydrogenase PdxA, with protein sequence MSPKNHKVRVGISIGDFNGIGPEIIMKSLKDKTITDFFTPVIFGSGKLFTFQKNIFKLNLNFNYVNEASQAQPGKLNMVNLTKENVNVELGVPTEESTKMAIESLELATEALMKGDIDVLVTAPINKDEMVKMGFKHTGHTGYFEEKFSKKGLMFLVTEDLKVAVSTHHIPIASVAENISKEKIKKQIRALNQTLIEDFCVQKPKIAVLGLNPHAGDGGVIGKEEIEIIEPAIKELSDNGTLAFGPYPADSFFQPNKYRNFDAVLAMYHDQGLAPFKTLAYEEGVNYTAGLPFIRTSPDHGVAYDIAGKNIADEQSFTEAIFTAIKIFKNRSEYNDLMNNRMQPRRVNVDNGVDEDLPDDHEA
- a CDS encoding DUF177 domain-containing protein encodes the protein MDKLRNYDVSFSGLKNGKHTFKFEIEKAFFQLFDTEQEFTNPKIIADVFLEKHTTFLEFEIKVHGTVELICDLTNDEFDYPIENEIRILVNFGEEYDDSNEDVITIPTSDHAFNVAQLIYENVQLSIPMKKISPNISDDDLEILNKFSPKDIEEAEEEKHDSDPRWEALKKLKDNN
- the rpmF gene encoding 50S ribosomal protein L32, which gives rise to MAHPKRRQSSTRRDKRRTHYKAVVPQLAKDAATGELHLYHRAHWHEGKLYYRGKVVLEKEVATTEEN
- the accB gene encoding acetyl-CoA carboxylase biotin carboxyl carrier protein; translation: MDIKDIQNLIKFVSKAEVSEVKYKTKDFEITIKTPLAGNDAVYAQPAVYHTAPQAAAPAHVAAAPAAAPAEKAEVAADDSKYVVIKSPMIGTFYRKPSPDKDVFVNVGDEVSIGKVVCVIEAMKLFNQIDSEISGKIVKILVDDATPVEYDQPLFLVDPS
- the accC gene encoding acetyl-CoA carboxylase biotin carboxylase subunit, whose translation is MFKKILIANRGEIAMRILRTCKEMGIKTVAVYSTADKDSLHVRFADEAVCIGPPMSKDSYLKVSNIIAAAEITNADAIHPGYGFLSENANFSRICQKNNIKFIGASPEQIEKMGDKANAKATMKAAGVPCVPGSDGLIESYEHAVKVAEETGYPVMIKATAGGGGKGMRAVWKAEDLKDHWESAIQEAVAAFGNGGMYMEKLIEEPRHIEIQVAGDQYGKACHLSERDCSVQRRNQKLTEETPSPFMTDELRDKMGEAAVKAAEFIGYEGVGTIEFLVDKHRNFYFMEMNTRIQVEHPITEQVIDYDLIREQILLAAGTPISGINYYPKLHSIECRINAEDPYADFRPSPGKITGLNIPGGHGIRVDTHVYSGYSIPSNYDSMIAKLITTAQTREEAIAKMRRALEEFYIEGVKTTIPFHRQLMDNEDYLAGNYTTKFMEDFVMDRKYDNH